The nucleotide window TAATAAACGCATAACATTTTGCAGCAGTCGCCAAGTTAATACTTCCACGTGGTGATGCTCCAAAACTGATTAAAGGTTTTAAATCTGCCAATTTATATTTCTCTGGGTAACGTGTGGCAAATATAATGTCTAAGATGTATTTCTCGATTTTTTCGTCCATGTAAACCTCACGAACCGCTTCTTGGGCACGCAAAATTTGATCTACAGAAACTACCTGATTTACTTTGTCGTAGCTTCCTTTTAGGTTTTGACGAATAACCAAACGCTCGTCTTCCATTTTTGGATAATCGATAACTGTTTTTAACATAAAACGATCGACTTGTGCTTCTGGCAATTGGTAAGTTCCTTCTTGCTCAATTGGGTTTTGAGTTGCTAGTACCAAAAAAGGTTTGTCTAATTTGAAGGTGCTGTCACCAATGGTCACTTGCTTTTCCTGCATCGCTTCCAGCAAAGCTGATTGTACTTTGGCAGGAGCACGGTTAATCTCATCAGCAAGAACGAAATTGGCAAAAATTGGTCCTTTTTTGATTGAGAACTCGTTTTGCTTAATATTATAAATCATGGTTCCAATAACATCGGCTGGCAACAAGTCGGGAGTAAACTGGATTCTGCTGAAAGATCCGTGAATAGCCTGTGACAGCGTATTGATGGCTAACGTTTTTGCCAATCCGGGAACCCCTTCCAACAAAATATGTCCCTGGCCCAACAATCCGATCAACAGTCTCTCGACCATATGTTTTTGCCCCACAATAACTTTGTTCATTTCCATAGTGAGGAGGTCTATAAAAGCACTCTCTCTTTCTATTTTTTCATTGATTGCTCTAATGTCTAAAGTCGTTGTATTTTCTTCCATCTGTTTATATTTATGCTGTAGTTTTTTTGTCTGGTTTATTTAACGGTGCAAATTGAATTTTTTTTTAGACGTATGATGTTAAAAAATGGTTAAAACTTCTGTCAACAAACTAATTTTAAGGACGAATTATGATAGTATTTGCCTATTTTTAAGAACAATTTAATACAAAAATTAAATAGGAAGATTTCCCTAAAAAATTAAAAGCGAAACTACCAAAATAAAACCATCAGAAAAATTCCATTTTTCAAAATTATTTAGGCACAATGACTTGGAAAAACTGGGGCAAAAACCGTAAAACATTTCAAATGATTTAGCTGATGAATGTTTGCTTTCAAAACAGAATTAGTTAAAATGAAAACAGCCCCAAATGTAGGAGCTGTTGATATTTTTTAAGATAATTTTTTATTGACTTGGAAGCAAAATAGTATTACCTGCATTAGTGGTTTTTCCGTCACTTACAATAATATCCGGAATTGTAACTTCAATGTAACCTGATAAAGGGTCGGGAGTAAATTTAACATCATACATACCAGCAGGAATTCCATTAATTTGATAAACACCTTGTTCATTAACATAAGCCGATATTTCACTATTATTGAACATTACTGATGCCTTAACTTTATAACCCAAAGGGGTGACTGTTCCTGTTATGCTACCCAAACTGACAGTGGCAAAGACCCTAATCACAGGATTAAGATTAAAATTTCCCGAATTCCCTGCTTTCACAATCGATTTGTCAACATCAAAATCCAAGGTAAAATCATAGGATGTATTCGGTTCCAATAACTCATCAACTACTAATTTTAGACCAGATTGATCTGCACTTGGAGTATTCAACGGGTAAGTAACTCCATTTTTAACAATAGTATTATTTTCTCCAAGCAATAATCTAATTTGACCCAAACGACCCGATGGAATTAAGGTATCGGCAACCAATGCGCTAAAACCACCTGTAAGACTCATAATGTTGTACATAACCGGTTCAGTAGCAACACCTATACTTACCCATCCACCATCATCACTCGGATCTAAGTTACTTTTTATCAAAACATCAACCACCTCC belongs to Flavobacterium gilvum and includes:
- a CDS encoding AAA family ATPase; this encodes MEENTTTLDIRAINEKIERESAFIDLLTMEMNKVIVGQKHMVERLLIGLLGQGHILLEGVPGLAKTLAINTLSQAIHGSFSRIQFTPDLLPADVIGTMIYNIKQNEFSIKKGPIFANFVLADEINRAPAKVQSALLEAMQEKQVTIGDSTFKLDKPFLVLATQNPIEQEGTYQLPEAQVDRFMLKTVIDYPKMEDERLVIRQNLKGSYDKVNQVVSVDQILRAQEAVREVYMDEKIEKYILDIIFATRYPEKYKLADLKPLISFGASPRGSINLATAAKCYAFIKRRGYVIPEDVRAVVHDILRHRIGVTYEAEAENITSVDIINKIINEIEVP
- a CDS encoding DUF4382 domain-containing protein; translation: MKNIKGYTSICPIIILLILFLTACDNSDESFSGLPAQPTAGNSKIEIRLTDAPGDYDEVNLEVVDVLIKSNLDPSDDGGWVSIGVATEPVMYNIMSLTGGFSALVADTLIPSGRLGQIRLLLGENNTIVKNGVTYPLNTPSADQSGLKLVVDELLEPNTSYDFTLDFDVDKSIVKAGNSGNFNLNPVIRVFATVSLGSITGTVTPLGYKVKASVMFNNSEISAYVNEQGVYQINGIPAGMYDVKFTPDPLSGYIEVTIPDIIVSDGKTTNAGNTILLPSQ